A single Opisthocomus hoazin isolate bOpiHoa1 chromosome 1, bOpiHoa1.hap1, whole genome shotgun sequence DNA region contains:
- the LOC142361165 gene encoding polycystin family receptor for egg jelly-like, translating into MAALLLHLLLLLQLLGSCPRGSGAPAARLQPPPLRVTCRDPEARVSQRWDSKRRVSCLWSGTVMLRYRPTPGARAEAGREAGPLSPPRCSWYFGSSWVTDTSRWSGQVAVPTGLPPSPAASVLLTVRCSSTSCPVPGCSHRNATVEVSAQDAWLFVLWPQAQPLRARQPVELGWCSRLRSEGWQYRFSSPGGSPAALRLPSSQHRAPPPPAAYPTAELRRTCAAYHSYRLTVRYGHHGLHVASVSVEQVPQLNLSLSLQVQPGPLRLLSVRSRLLSVARQPLSLSWRLQPLTPRTLAYRLVDTQAVGGWLRSYGSFTLQSNFCAVPVTQSPGEVAVASMYFHVDGERFEELTGDLHLRNGTLSLTAGREAPTRVNLPLGKTTLSTHIVRYHHGTFYATRENNSPLSADGPNTHTVFYQHKELSYLLSIELVAFQWYKFNMHLYTNQKRALFRPLSERDLEVHVFSSGRPSLPQSFTYLVWFIPAQHPMLQCEWTFHLQLFGACRDHLLQNSTYTYNDHVRNATRLVRRSALPFDPDKYTGFAAKVDCTTSAHTPALLGVRVNNYAAKTVEAPVACHQQACHIQTVQIQKPVLHASVLRQKRATSFYLFVRLVVDCKVGIFIKPLWRIYSVPDTTTVPNWTQPINSSAMYGVDMIRLTVPSFTLDYGLYLFYFTVEVTPIRTTTVLRGSDQVYIQIERSDLQADIAGGTFRTVGFSDNWTLDGSASSDPDSQEGLKGITFTWYCTKEVSDYKNMKLSPGNRCHPAQRDLKWLTSSGPVQAVPPESLPGNTVYYFRLVIEKDTRRSYADQTVEVRPGSPLLLDVMCLENCGSTLIPTERFALSGKCLNCRTTSQPAYYWTLLSQNSTEISFDWSARTSTGRSGAYLSIHALTFTKTAHRSYVLLLKVTTWDGRSSIYRHAFQVNSPPTAGKCTISPRWGTAFLTKFVVQCSGFSDSNSPLTYKVIVASNVPKTTKVTSVEENTFGTILYFGYRPKTPPSFLPVGVPSQKYALTLYVQVHNSLGAFTQVTLQAHVQNPLNSRRLAVVFHELVASVNGLSAPMTSYLQTGDYLSAGYLAYVAASVLNYIKGPPTLQLPKAQFRESLIRTALNISVESMMEINQVVASLSQVTEEADEVNVTSQDLAIEKLTEVTGVLKVQRNESHWSEQAEIQTSGILRCLSNILRAALLHRRNINVSGVKQVFSIMENLTEIVFQGKVPGETETLLETKHWNITLKKDETWNLTNSFSTRNACRNCFYPSLKKGDYSGSPDDAVISTALYEFDENPFPWLGYTSEIATMILGFKMSETKANGDLLGIAPEGAEITIARKDKESSTFQLAMGPDKTQAYTTGGFSFEVNRNTKSIYIQILTKLKVAFEVLVFTGANVTRAHPIASFAAFHNMPTVASKNTTASADCNIKAPYIICLPESLLTATAQGSDTDTCNISIVLLAPYVVRYQTQRLVTIHIFSDQCLFLDGVQSLWREDTCRLGSLTDWQRVHCVCNMKRSHRSLSVHTGSNASSFSIRFLAAKVIVTPNTVDLGKTLIAGVSKNPVTLLAVIFIFAVYFLLALWVVRKDRADRERQDKIIVLADNDPFDKVSFLVTLYTGSRWGAGTKADVFLQLIGQNGTSDVHCLRDPHFLSFQRGSTDCFLLTAKKDLGDICSFRVWHNNRGPSPSWFLSRAKVENMSTGKTWFFICREWLSLDKGDHLLERTFAVTNPKTPLPKTDYFLINFANSLIQGHLWLSIFAHGLMGTFSRLQRLSSCLAILLLNLLVNIIFFNADKSEEAPKHLRYLRSITVGIECALLTQPVEMMIIALFKYSSKRRSSVSPPSLILEESYVMKDPFTPDKDKFLILGSHCSLCSRSVCVGTIKLFVLNENDQRLQVFSLQMSTVQPHKHNECRFPLSQHMKVQGGSHSTSRPLGFSRSYYTNVQ; encoded by the exons ATGGCCGCgctccttctccacctcctcctcctcctccagctgctcggctCCTGCCCCCGAGGCTCGggggcccccgctgcccgcctccagccgccgccgctgcgggtCACCTGCCGGGACCCCGAGGCACGGGTCTCCCAACGGTGGGACAGCAAGCGCCGGGTTTCGTGCCTGTGGAGCGGCACCGTGATGCTGCGCTACCGGCCCACACCGGGAGCCCGAGCAGAggcggggagggaagcggggccgCTGTCCCCACCGCGCTGCTCCTGGTACTTCGGCTCGTCCTGGGTGACCGACACGTCGCGCTGGTCGGGCCAAGTCGCGGTACCGACGGGCCTCCCCCCCTCGCCCGCGGCCTCCGTCCTCCTCACGGTGCggtgctcctccacctcctgccccgtgcccggctgctcccaccgcaACGCGACCGTCGAGGTATCGGCGCAGGACGCCTGGCTCTTCGTGCTCTGGCCTCAGGCACAGCCGCTCCGGGCCAGGCAGCCGGTAGAGCTGGGTTGGTGCTCCCGGCTGAGGAGCGAAGGTTGGCAGTACCGCTTCAGcagcccggggggcagccccgcagccctccgcctgcccagcagccagcaccgagccccgccgccgcccgccgcctaccCAACGGCCGAGCTGCGACGGACCTGCGCCGCCTACCACAGCTACCGCCTGACCGTCCGCTACGGCCACCAcgggctccacgtcgcctcggtcAGCGTCGAGCAGGTGCCTCAGCTGAACCTCAGCCTCTCTCTCCAGGTGCAGCCCGGCCCGCTGCGGCTCCTCAGCGTCCGCTCCAGGCTCCTCAGCGTCGCTCGgcagcccctcagcctctcctggaggcTTCAGCCCCTCACGCCGAGGACGCTGGCCTACAGGCTGGTGGACACGCAGGCCGTAGGAGGTTGGCTCCGCTCCTACGGTTCCTTTACTCTGCAGAGCAACTTCTGTGCCGTTCCCGTAACTCAGAGCCCAGGTGAGGTGGCGGtggccagcatgtatttccacgTTGACGGAGAGAGGTTCGAGGAACTGACGGGAGATCTGCATCTACGCAACGGTACCCTGAGCCTAACCGCAGGCCGAGAAGCTCCCACCCGTGTCAACCTTCCGCTGGGGAAGACCACCTTGAGCACTCACATTGTCAGGTACCACCACGGAACATTTTACGCAACCAGAGAAAACAACAGCCCTCTTTCCGCGGACGGCCCTAACACGCACACTGTGTTCTACCAACACAAGGAGCTCTCCTACTTACTCTCCATAGAGCTGGTGGCCTTCCAGTGGTACAAGTTCAACATGCACCTTTATACGAACCAGAAGAGGGCTTTGTTTAGGCCCCTGTCAGAAAGAGACCTTGAAGTCCACGTTTTCAGCAGCGGCCGTCCTTCTTTGCCACAGAGCTTTACTTATTTAGTGTGGTTTATCCCTGCACAACACCCGATGCTACAGTGCGAGTggaccttccacctgcagctttttGGAGCGTGCAGAGACCACCTTCTCCAGAACAGCACGTACACATACAACGATCACGTCAGAAACGCCACACGTTTGGTCCGTCGCTCCGCTTTACCCTTTGATCCGGACAAATACACGGGGTTTGCGGCAAAAGTGGACTGTACCACAAGTGCACATACTCCGGCTCTTTTGGGAGTCAGAGTCAACAACTACGCTGCCAAAACCGTGGAAGCGCCGGTGGCTTGCCACCAACAAGCCTGCCACATACAAACCGTGCAGATTCAGAAACCCGTTCTCCACGCCTCTGTCCTGCGCCAGAAGAGGGCGACATCTTTTTACCTCTTTGTCAGACTGGTAGTAGACTGCAAAGTCGGTATATTCATCAAGCCCTTGTGGCGAATCTATTCCGTTCCGGACACGACCACGGTTCCCAACTGGACACAACCGATAAACTCTTCTGCGATGTACGGCGTCGATATGATCCgcctaactgttcccagttttacTCTAGATTATGGGCTGTacctgttttatttcactgtcgAGGTAACCCCGATTCGGACCACAACAGTGCTCAGGGGCTCAGATCAAGTTTATATTCAGATCGAGAGAAGCGATCTCCAGGCAGACATTGCAGGAGGCACGTTCCGCACAGTGGGTTTTTCTGATAACTGGACTCTGGATGGCTCTGCATCCAGTGATCCCGATTCACAGGAAGGACTGAAGGGAATCACATTCACTTGGTACTGCACTAAAGAGGTGTCAGACTATAAGAATATGAAACTCAGTCCAGGGAACAGGTGCCATCCAGCCCAGCGGGATTTGAAATGGTTAACATCCTCGGGTCCAgttcaagcagtgccaccagAATCCCTCCCAGGAAACACCGTATACTACTTCCGTCTCGTGATTGAAAAGGACACCAGGAGGAGTTACGCCGACCAAACTGTAGAGGTGCGGCCCGGCTCCCCACTCCTTCTGGACGTGATGTGCCTTGAAAACTGTGGTAGCACTCTAATTCCAACGGAGAGATTTGCCTTGTCTGGAAAATGCCTAAACTGCAGAacaaccagccagccagcctacTACTGGACCCTTCTTTCACAAAACTCTACAGAAATTAGCTTTGACTGGTCTGCCAGAACGTCAACGGGCAGGTCTGGGGCTTACCTGTCTATACATGCTCTGACTTTCACAAAGACTGCACATCGATCCTACGTACTTCTGTTGAAAGTAACGACCTGGGATGGTAGGTCCTCAATCTACAGACACGCGTTTCAGGTCAATTCTCCTCCGACGGCTG gtaaatgtaCCATCAGCCCACGCTGGGGTACAGCCTTTCTGACGAAATTTGTTGTTCAGTGCAGTGGATTTTCTGACAGCAATTCACCTCTGACATACAAAGTGATAGTAGCTTCCAATGTACCCAAAACCACCAAAGTAACTTCCGTCGAGGAAAATACATTTGGCACAATCCTGTACTTTGGTTATCGGCCTAAAactcctccctcttttctcccagttGGAGTGCCCTCTCAGAAGTACGCCCTGACACTTTACGTTCAAGTCCACAATTCCCTTGGGGCGTTTACCCAAGTGACTTTACAGGCCCACGTACAGAACCCACTTAACAGTCGACGGCTAGCTGTTGTGTTTCATGAACTGGTGGCCTCCGTGAACGGTTTAAGCGCACCGATGACATCTTATCTCCAGACTGGAGATTATCTTAGCGCGGGCTATTTGGCTTACGTAGCAGCCTCGGTCTTGAACTACATCAAAGGCCCACCAACTCTCCAGCTCCCTAAGGCTCAGTTTCGGGAAAGCCTGATTAGAACAGCCCTGAATATTTCAGTTGAGAGCATGATGGAAATCAACCAAGTAGTTGCTTCTCTTTCTCAAGTCACAGAGGAAGCTGACGAAGTGAACGTTACATCACAAGACCTTGCCATTGAGAAGCTGACAGAAGTAACGGGAGTGCTGAAGGTCCAGAGGAATGAGAGCCATTGGTCTGAGCAGGCAGAAATTCAGACCAGTGGAATACTAAGATGCTTGTCCAACATCCTGAGAGCCGCTCTTCTGCATCGCAGGAACATCAATGTAAGCGGAGTTAAACAAGTCTTCTCCATCATGGAAAATTTAACGGAGATAGTTTTCCAGGGCAAAgtccctggagaaacagaaactctactggaaacaaaacactggaatatCACTCTGAAGAAAGACGAAACCTGGAACCTTACAAATTCTTTCTCTACCAGAAACGCCTGCAGGAATTGCTTTTATCCATCACTGAAAAAGGGAGATTATTCAGGATCACCCGATGATGCTGTGATTTCCACTGCCCTTTATGAGTTTGATGAGAACCCCTTCCCCTGGTTAGGTTACACATCAGAAATTGCAACAATGATCTTGGGGTTCAAAATGTCAGAGACAAAGGCTAATGGCGATCTCCTAGGGATCGCACCTGAAGGAGCAGAAATTACTATTGCTAGGAAAGACAAGGAGTCTTCAACTTTTCAGTTGGCAATGGGACCCGATAAAACACAAGCTTACACAACTGGAGGATTTAgttttgaagtcaacagaaataccAAGAGCATATACATCCAGATCCTGACGAAATTAAAAGTTGCTTTCGAGGTGCTAGTATTTACAGGTGCCAACGTCACTCGTGCTCATCCCATAGCCTcgtttgctgcttttcacaacATGCCAACAGTTGCAAGCAAAAACACGACAGCTAGCGCTGACTGTAACATTAAGGCTCCCTATATCATCTGCCTCCCAGAGTCACTGCTGACAGCCACAGCTCAAGGAAGCGATACAGACACTTGTAACATCTCCATCGTCTTGCTGGCACCCTATGTTGTACGGTATCAAACGCAGAGACTGGTGACGATACACATTTTTAGTGATCAGTGCTTATTTCTGGATGGCGTTCAAAGCCTGTGGAGAGAAGACACCTGCAGGCTTGGCTCCCTGACCGACTGGCAGAGGGTACACTGTGTCTGCAATATGAAGCGGAGTCACAGAAGTCTGTCAGTCCACACTGGGTCAAATGCATCCTCATTCAGCATCAGGTTCCTGGCAGCCAAGGTAATAGTTACCCCCAACACAGTAGATCTAGGAAAAACCCTGATAGCAGGCGTATCTAAAAACCCAGTCACCCTCTTagcagtcatctttatttttgccgTCTACTTTCTTTTGGCCCTCTGGGTCGTGAGAAAAGACAgggctgacagggaaagacaagaCAAGATTATAGTTCTGGCAGACAACGACCCCTTTGATAAAGTGAGCTTTTTGGTCACTTTATACACAGGCAGTCGCTGGGGAGCTGGAACCAAAGCAGATGTCTTTCTTCAGCTCATTGGCCAGAACGGCACAAGTGATGTCCATTGTTTACGGGAcccacattttctgtctttccaacgAGGAAGCACTGATTGCTTTCTGTTAACTGCTAAAAAAGACTTGGGAGACATTTGCTCCTTCAGGGTCTGGCACAACAACAGGGGCCCATCTCCAAGCTGGTTCTTAAGCAGAGCCAAAGTTGAGAATATGTCCACCGGGAAGACCTGGTTCTTTATATGCAGGGAATGGCTTTCTCTTGACAAGGGCGATCACTTACTAGAAAGGACATTTGCTGTCACAAACCCCAAGACACCTCTGCCCAAAACTGActattttttgattaattttgccaACAGCCTGATACAGGGCCATCTGTGGCTCTCGATTTTTGCTCATGGTCTCATGGGCACTTTCAGCAGGCTCCAAAGGTTGTCTTCTTGTTTAGCAATACTATTATTAAACTTGCTAGTTAACATAATCTTCTTTAATGCTGATAAGAGTGAAGAAGCTCCAAAACACTTGAGGTATCTGAGATCAATAACAGTAGGAATTGAATGTGCTTTGCTTACCCAACCTGTGGAAATGATGATAATTGCCTTATTTAAGTATTCCTCGAAGAgacgttccagtgtttcaccaccctcatt GATTTTGGAAGAAAGCTATGTCATGAAGGATCCTTTCACCCCTGACAAGGACAAATTCCTCATCCTTGGGTCTCATTGCAGTTTGTGTAGCAGATCAGTGTGCGTTGGTACA ATAAAGCTCtttgtattaaatgaaaatgatcAGCGTCTTCAAGTGTTCAGTTTACAGATGAGCACAGTCCAGCCTCACAAACACAACGAGTGCCGTTTCCCACTTTCTCAGCACATGAAagtgcaagggggatcacataGCACTTCAAGACCTTTAGGGTTCAGTAGATCGTACTATACCAACG TACAATGA